The Rhipicephalus sanguineus isolate Rsan-2018 chromosome 4, BIME_Rsan_1.4, whole genome shotgun sequence DNA window GGGGGTTGTAACGCTCCACGGAGGCGGTGCGCTCGCCGGCTGCGTGACAAAGGATCATAACTACGAATACTTCACTCGCACAACATTGTTTGTGTTTTTGAGTCCGTCCTTGTGTGCAAACGCTAGAACGAGGAGCATGCGCCAGTGGCTCAGGTGGCAGTCTTGCACAACGCCAAGGTCAGTACCCAACGTGAGGCACCCCTGCTGTCAAACGAGGCCACATGGCCATGCGAGCCTATGTCACTATTACCAATTCCTGGGGAAAGTGCCAGTTATGGCCAGGAAATTAGGCCAAAATATCTGGTAATGTGAAAAACCGGGCGAATTCGTGATGCATGATGAACCACGGCCTAACAACTGAGACGAGGACGATAAGATGGACGAACATAAATCTGGTGGAACAAAAAGACGACGAAATATATGGTTTCCTAGATATAGGTAGAACTTTTCGCGAGAGTTGGTTAGGAGTACAATCTCAGCCGCCATGCATAGGCTTCTATAAGAAGTATTCCCTCTTTGCACTCCGCGGGTGTCTGCACGCACCGTTGCGGCCTCCGACGGCGTACACGTAGTCTTCTAGGGCCACGGCGGAGACGTAGCCTCTCGCGATGTTCATTGTTGAACAACTCTGCCACGTGCAGCTCTCGATGTCAAAGCAGTCGCAAGAGCGCAGGTACGAGGCCTCCCGCATGCCACCTACCACGTACAGCCGATTGCGCAGCAAAGCCACGCCGTGGTACGCCCTGCAGAAAAAGTATGTGACCCTGCTTACTGTGGCTATCTCGCCCGAGGTTTTCTTTCAAGATGGGAAACATTCAGTGATAGCGCCACTTTAGTACATCGGTTGATATAAATTGGACACAGAACAATTGTAAAGTGAGATCGAATCCATTTATCAAAAATTACCCATCCACGTGGATATAGCACACAATTCCGAAATAAGATACTTGAAGTGTCCTTCTCCGCAAAAGCATTATTCACAGTTAAACGCTAACGCGTGTCGCAGGCGTGCAAAACGACACGGTCATTGCTACGCAGTTAATAGAAGTTAAATTTTTGGGACCGCACCGGAGGTCAGCGCATCTCAGAGGCTCTGCGATCTTGCGTTTATAATCATGAGATTATCCATTCAATGCTGGATTAATATACCAGCTCTCACATTTGTAGAGTCTATTGGAAAAAGTGGCAGCAGTCAAACGCGCCCCCTTTGGAATCGCAATTCAGGGAAGCTCCTTCTCATCTGCGTCTTCCACCCATTGCCCCCATGCACACGACTCGAGGTATCATCCTGGGAACAGGGCATGATGTGCACGATGCCCGCGATCATTGCTGACCGAGCCTGTCTCAGAGCCATTCCCTTAACTACCTGTCATGAGAAATTAAGTGGAAACGAGATATGAATCAAGGGACCGCAAGTGGAGACCAAAAGTGAACTGATATGCATCTCCCGCGGATGCAGAAAACCAGCACGGCGTTTGactaacgtcatttccgtgacagaaatgacgTTGGTAAATTCTTGCTGGAGCCAGGCATGCAACGCGTTTGTGTCAAAAACGAAACGGTGACCGCTGGTATGGCCGACTCTGGTGAATACTGCGAAACGTTGTACTGGCGAACAAAGACACGGAGAGAATAAGAAGAGACACGCCGGCGTTGTGTGCCTGCGTACTGTGTACATGCGTAATGGTGGTGGTGTGTGCATGCGTAATGTGTGCGTGCCAAGCTTGCCTGGGCTTGAATCCTTGCATGTGATTCATGAGCCATCGTCCGGCCCTGGCGTCGTACGTCTCGATGGTGTCACGCTCGCGGCCTTCGCTCCAGCCGCCCACCACGAACAGCATCTGGTACGGCATGCGCGGCAGCCATCGCTCGGGGTTCCGCGCAACGCCGCAGCTCTCGCACTGAAGCTGCGGGAGCGATGCCGCTGTGGAAAATGATTATATAGTAATGCGAGCAAGAGTTTATTAACCACGTGTTTTAGAAAACGTTTTTGCCTCGTTGCCTCAGACATAGTATAAAGTACCGTCTGTTACCCTTAGCAACCCTTAGCGCAACGCAGCGCTAAGGGTTGCGCGTATCGCCGAAGCGCTTGTAGTCAAGCTATTTGAAGAAATCAGTTTTAAGCTAAAAGGACAAAACTGGGGcttgattaggggggggggggggagggcaccgtGGTGCGAGAAGTATTTAAACAATTTTCACAGCCTTGGTTCTCTCGCTTGCACCTAAATCGAATTACGCGTCTGTTTTTAGCATTTCACCCCCATAGAAattcggccgccgtggccggcaatcagacccgcgtcctcgagctgaACGGCGcaacaccttagccgctaagctgcCATTTCGGGTAAATGAAACCGTCGATAATATATTTTTAAATAGGAAACtcgggccgaattcacaaaacattCGATTCGATAGGTGCTTTTCGCCATTAGCTATAGCCAGTTTCGCTAATGACGCGTCCACTTTTCTTCAGAACAACTCTAGCGCGGGACGTTTCCGCAAAGTCGGGCCCTGCTTTTCCCATGTGTATCGTCACCAATTGGAGCTGTCCACAGTTGGAAAGCAGTGCGCACTCGACACGGTAAACAAATTTCAGGCTCACGTCTTCTGGGAGCAGCGGCGGCCGCGATGTCACCGTTGTTGCTGTCTCCGTGGCCTTCGTCAGAAGGGATCGCCGCTTGCGCTTGCAGGCATCGGTGGGCAGCGTACTGCACCAGAAGCAGCGGGCTGGGCGAGCACAAGCAGGGGCCCTGCCGCTGAGCTTCCCACACAACCTCGTTGTAGGCGCGGCTGCACGCCAGCGTCGGATGCGAACGGCAGAAGTCTTCCAGCGCCCTGCCAACGGTGATGCATTGCGGTTGAGTAAACACCTGACACCCCTATCGCCATCATGCGCAAAAATTCAGATGCCCTTACACCATCGGGAAAATGGAGGCAAGGGAATCTTGACGTGTGCGCGCGTGACGTACTATATTTCTTTCTATAGCATTGCGCAATGTCCCCTCCCGTTTCCTTCCTTCATACCGGGAATTGACCTTCCCTTCAATTGCTGCAGGCAACAATAACAATCATGCGTTCATAtcaagcaacaatgaaatgcggcaccATGAAATGtgtcacctcgataaaaggtcaAATTgccatcagaaacggctgatcaccaaCAAAGCCATGATCTAGAGAGCATCAGTCATTGTataacggcgcatacaaataccaTTATGATCGACGCTCCTTCGAGGTCCGCATTTCTGTGCGCTTTCCGGCCTGCCCGAGATTATTCGACAATCGCCGAGCGCACTCTCCGCTAGCGTTGTATTTTACTTGCTTGTACAGTGAGTAGTTGCACTGTCTGGGCGCAAGTTCTCCCAATAAAGAGTTTTCTCTTTAACAGTCTGACTGCCACACgtccaccgtcacaaccacgtgacagtatgtaaCGATACCACTCTCTCCACCAAAATGAAGTCTTGCACAGACATTAATAATCTGGTATCTTCTCGGCGTTACGTTTCGCGCATTTCACGCTGTGAGCAGTCGCTCCAGCATTGGCCACCACTTACAGTGACCTGCAGAGGCCGACCCGGACGGACTGCAGAAGCCTGGACAGATCGGCACCTGCCTCATCCGCGCAGACGTTTctagacgaggaccagcgcacaATAGCGTGCAGCAGGTCCTCCTCGTCGCGTACGTTCAGCTCGTTCGAGGTAAGCAGTTCGACGAGCAGCGCTTCGGAGACGTCCGGGAACTCGTCACTCGTACGCCACACCTGCGTTGAACGTATAGCGTTGATGCATTCGTGCTCCCAAAATATACCCTCCGAGTTAATTACTGGAGTTTAAGGGGCGAAAACCACGGTGTCATAACGAGGCTCTCCGTAGTGCAGAACTCCGGATTCATTTCGACGCCTCGGTGTTTTTTACTTCGCACATAAATCTAAATGCACCAGCGTTCTCGCATTCGGCCCCCATCGAAATATTGCCGCCGTAGCCGGCAAAAgaatcctcgagcttagcagcgtgacaccttacctgctaaacTAACACGGCGGGTAGTACCCGAGTTATGCAATACTTCATGCAATTTAGTGAACACCTTTGCCTTCCGAATCCGTACTAAGCAAAGAGTGGTGCACTTTCCACGGCATTTTGAGACGGTCACTGACCCACTGTTACCTATGTAGGACCGTCAGTTATACAGGCCGCTTGCTCGTTCGCGCTCAAATTAAGTATTACACAGGCAGGTATTTTTGTCGGCTTTATTTTTAATAGGAGATTAATAGGTGCTAAATTTATGCTGCCTGTGCGCGAAACTCCAGCCTCAACTAGCAAGCGGTTTAGTAGTGAAACTTAGACCCACTCGCCTGGTCGAAGTGCTCCCGCACGTAGCTGAGCACTACTCGGCTGAAGTTTGGGCAGTGGTACCACTGTGCCAAGGCGGCCATGCCGAGGCAGTTCTCGATGCTCAGGTTGCGCAGCATGTACTGCAGGCACAGGTTGCGCGCCTCGTCCATGAGGAGCATGTCTGCTGCAGCGAAGACGTCGGTCACGTTGTCTTCACTGAGACCGAGCTACAGCAGCATAGGGGAGAAACACGACCGGTTACGAGGTTGACGCTTCTCAGAGTGCTatgttaaggcgaaagacttagatgcctcatcaagtgcgaaaattgacagtcggcgtcaacacgattgatgtgaaaatcatcacttgatgacgtcaccatattacaTCATAATAACGTCTCATATCGCCAAAAATTTGaaacgtcatcatgaagtcactatgacgtcatcgcatggcgTCATCGCTTAGTGAAACGTGGGCCGTTCACAAAGGCAGTACAAAAGCAGGTAAGTACAGGaagcctgcaatgcctccgatcctggaggcgctgcaatactacgttaggcgcagaaagctttcggaggggtgggGTGGGACAggagcaatacatcgactgagaaaaataaaagaaatgtggCTTCGACCCCAGGTCGTCTTAGGGGAACCCATAAGGGACTCCGagattttttttcatgtgttcgtGGCGGTTGAGAACACGAACTCAGGTCAAGATGAAACGCgttattgggtgaacttgtgcccagaaaaaaaCAGAAGTGACACACTAGGTGCAACGATATAGTCCAGCGCAATCGTCGGTCGTCAGTAATCTGATCGTGAGTGattcgcgtcggcttttatacgtacCTGATCGAACCTTTCgtcgttatcgctggtgctaaCCTCAGACCGAGAAAAAAACTCACTGCTCCCGTCCTGCGCGCAAACTCATCGACACATCCTACAAAAATCaggaagagaggaagagaaagagaaattcttggcgaaaaaaattttttggcgctacgggagtcgaacccgcgtatccgtcatccgaaggcgagcgtattaaccagtcggctatccaggcacgctagcagagcatagcatagtcttgtatagtatagtatgctAGGAGGTGCGAAAGGGAAGTCAGGgtcaggaggagagatgtgagggttaagaggagggaaaagaggaggggagagggtgaagcgtagcacagccatgtaatagtatagcaaggggtgggaaagggaagtgagggggagggggaggtaaacgagaaggggaaggccaccagcaccgctgtttcctcagtcttcgcccCACTAATGCGTAAATGccccattgtttttttttttttgcacttcaccTAATCTCACGCGCATGAGTCAAGTTCCAAATGGCGTGATTTCTTTTTTGAAATGTAAGGATTGAGTTTTTCAGGCAGTGGGAAATTGCTTCGTCATGTTTTGGTTACTACGCACACCTCTATTATCGATAATAATGACAATCGCGATGGAGTGACCATAATCACTAAGACGATGCTGATGCTGATTAGTGACAATAGGCACGCGCATGTTTCACCATTACGGTGTGCGAAGTTCCGCCGCAACGCCCCCAACTCTTCTCAACCCCCTGCCACTGAGGCCCGTACGACCACAACGCAGTGCAAAGACGTGGTATAAGGGGCGCGGCCGACCCCCTTCTCCGtacccccccccttccactgtgCGCACAGCGATGTGGGTCACGTTAAGTCAAGTTTCCAACCTATATCGATACACACTGCAGGGGCACCAACTCGCGTACCGCCTCGATTGTTTCATGGTTGGTCGGCTCACCCTGTTCGAATAATAGTAAGCGAGCAGCGCGTCCATCGTGGAAGCCGTGACGTTGTGCAGCACGACGTCGCACTGGCCCCCGTAGTCGACGGAGAAGAGGGCCTGAAAGACGGGGCTCAGCGAGCACAGGAAGCCGCGGTGGGCCCTGAACTCGCCGCCGTCGGCAGTGCGAATCACGCAGTCGCGTGAAAGGCTGTCGGCCTCAAGGGAGGACAACTGGTCATTCGGGGGACCTTCGGACATGGCGGCCGGATGATCGAGCagacttgtcttgtcttgtcttgtcgcctagatcttggcacatacccacaagggggattggccacactgtactttataatgtaaatggtttacacgacgctggctaaaaaataaaaaaggagaaaaattagataagaactataataacattccttacagaaaaaaaaaaaaaggttctcaATCCAGAACGAACGCGAGCGTGGCACGCGGCACGAGCGTCACGTGGAGATCGCCGCATCGTCTTCGTCTAACTCGCGAATACAAATTgtcacgagaaaaagaaagacagcttcACTTCGGACGAAAcgcaaacaaataaagaaaaaagattgTCACAGGTGGATCCTACGCTTCTGTGTGAATCAATGGTAGGCGATAATGACAATGAAAGAGTTTTTTATTGTACTTATAAATTGGGGTGGGCTCGCTAAGCTTTGTTTCGTGTTCCTCAGTTCATCACTTGTCTGTACCTAAACACGCATCGCTGAGTGAGGGCGGATgatatgataatgataatgatgatcCAGTGCATGACCACTAAGGGCATAGACCAGGAATCCGGCGGCAGGGGGCATTTGATAAGGTTGTATTAGATAGGGCGGGACATAAAATctacaataaaataaaatatcgtATAGAAGAAAATACTGAGTCATTCTACTCAGTTCTTTCTCCACAAGTGGCTGCAACAATATTCTCAATTCTGAACAACAGTATCCTCAAAACTAATCCGGATCGGCTTCATCGGAGATGTCAGCCAAATCGCGATATGGGGGCCAGATCGCAATGCGCAGATATCGATAGTCTTGATTCGAATCGGGCCTCATCACGGTTAAATGATAACATGTAGAAGTAACTTATACATATCTGGCTTTATCAGGATTTGCCCGATAGCAATGAAAAGTATCCGCGCGACACCCGTATAAATCGGTGAAAAATGGCTGACATGCTTGTCGGTATTTTTACCACTTTATCACTTATCCTATAGTTAGAATTGGCATCTAATGCGTGCGTTGAGTTCCCGGTGATAAAGAAGTGACAATTTCGCCATACCTGTAGTAATCTTCAATGTCTACATTCTACACACGAATAACATTAAGACAAATCTTTGTAAATTGTAGAGCCGACGCTTTTAGCACTTCATGTTTGTAATATCTGCTTCATTTTCTACGCTTTTAAATACGTTGGTCAACCCCACAGGTGATAAAAGTAGGAGTAGGCTTCGTGAGAGCGGGCATTAGGTTACCACGATGCTCGGTTAATGGTGTCGGCAGCTATCGCACGCTTCCCgattgactttcttcagctttgaaATTCTAACAGCGAAGTGCTGTTAGAAGCGTccagagattaaaaaaaaaatgttttattggTCTTTTTAGGACAAATGATTTTCAGAGCAGCATTGATGCCATATTTACACAAATATGTCAAAATATCTCTTAGATGTCAAGTTACATTGTGTTATATTAATCTGCTTTGTTCCAGTTCTTACTTGGCGACCAGTGTAAGTCTGGTTTTGCAAGTGGGTCGAATCGTGCTTGTGTGTTGCTTACGTTTCAATAAAACAgtaaaaaggcaactgatttttaAAAGTTTATACTTGAAATTCTGCGAGCGCATCGGCAGCCTCATAAGGAATCTTTAGGCAGCGTAAAAAACCGTTCAAGTATTAAGCAGCTCTATGTGCATTGGTGCGTTCATTAATTTGCATTCCTGTCACAGAAACTTTTCCAAACACGAAATTACCAAGGGTCAGGTAGCCGTACACTTGAATTCTCTCGTTTTTTCATCTGCGCATTGGGTCGCACACGCACGTCGGTCCGAAACTGCACTGGACATGTCTTCGTAATTGAAACAAACTTCCCGTTCGCGAATGAAAACAACGACGGGTCAACAAAGGAACACACTCTCCATCTCTCTAACGACATTGCCTCCATTAATCAGCCTGGATAGCCTAGCGTGGCGTGTGTAACAGTCTTTCGTCCTGCAAACCAAACTGCACCTTGGCTTTGTGCCATAGCGAGACTGGAAAATAATGACAAGGCGACGATTGGGACAACGGTACCTTGGCCTTACCCCAGAAAGccgagaaaagacaggacaacAGACGCGTGGAGCTGAAACacgaaaagcaagaaaacgcgagtGAGAACGGAAGAATGGCCCTGACAGCACGGGCACTCGTTGGGGCCCTAGCTTTAAGTGATGCTTACTTGGACGATTCGGCGCCGCAACCGCTACGGTGATCTGTACTAATTAAGTATCTAAATGGTTCGTATTTTTCAACATACTAAATGGCTTTTTCGAACTCTTTTATGCCATCTCTCTTCGGACCATCGTAGTATTAGTATAGTTAGGTTGAAGTGGACGATGCAGATCAATTTCAGGCGTTTATTGAAAGTAGTTTgtgaagtattaaaaaaaaacgtagcgacgcgaacttgtttcgtcaacaagaccGGCACTGCTctttggttcggaaatgaccggcgcgcgAAAAAGCGCTCTTCAACTTCAATTCTTTTTTCCCCGTGCAaattagttgctcgcctgcaatatAAGCCAGACTTGCGGAACCAGATTTCGATATACGCACTTTTAAACACACGGATGTCGCagacgcgcgagagagcatgattgataGACATTTGCTTGGCGATGTTGCAGATTGATGAAAGCGATGActtacgtatataaacgtgtgtaagGCACTGTCAATGGCTTAGGCTGAGAAGCACATGTATTAAAAACACggaaagcgcgcccgtgggccctttgcgccatctcgcgggatttctgtcaagccgctgaagaacctacGAGGTGTGCGTACCACTCACGCTAAATGGTAGCTTACCGTTAGTAAGCAGGAGGCCGCATGCGTGGTGTTCGAGCGACTGagcgcatcgcgccacggagtgaggggccgcaggttcgaatctctggttctactcgaaccgaagatttcttattatttcttcatttgcatctacctcgaattttcgctcaaggACAACTCCGattcttcgctcacaaccaaggacgccgacaccgacactggaatttcgtCGACACGAActttttaacgctgtcgcgttaatgcgaagcatttcatagcgaaccgcaggcactttgagcgtttctatctatctatccatcta harbors:
- the LOC119391118 gene encoding kelch-like protein 10, giving the protein MSEGPPNDQLSSLEADSLSRDCVIRTADGGEFRAHRGFLCSLSPVFQALFSVDYGGQCDVVLHNVTASTMDALLAYYYSNRLGLSEDNVTDVFAAADMLLMDEARNLCLQYMLRNLSIENCLGMAALAQWYHCPNFSRVVLSYVREHFDQVWRTSDEFPDVSEALLVELLTSNELNVRDEEDLLHAIVRWSSSRNVCADEAGADLSRLLQSVRVGLCRSLALEDFCRSHPTLACSRAYNEVVWEAQRQGPCLCSPSPLLLVQYAAHRCLQAQAAIPSDEGHGDSNNGDIAAAAAPRRPASLPQLQCESCGVARNPERWLPRMPYQMLFVVGGWSEGRERDTIETYDARAGRWLMNHMQGFKPSTTFRSIHQSRPYQRSPFRF